Proteins encoded in a region of the Zea mays cultivar B73 chromosome 2, Zm-B73-REFERENCE-NAM-5.0, whole genome shotgun sequence genome:
- the LOC100272781 gene encoding putative protein kinase superfamily protein isoform X1 produces the protein MGNAAVAIISSVSATATVVVMIALIRRCRVVRKKIKKKIVKKVLEEIERKNRVGAACDALEDVVIEIGPVEKFLNEILNEKPMRFSSEQLAACTKNYSSELGSGGYGVVYKGELPNGLLVAVKVLKVSMNKKVQEAFMAEIGTIGRTYHVHLVRLYGFCFDADTKALVYEFLEKGSLEKYLYCDEGSTATRLEWATLHGIAVGTAKGIRYLHEECQQRIVHYDIKPANILLTADYTPKVADFGLARLGERENTHMSLTGGGRGTPGYAAPELWMALPASEKCDVYSFGMVLFEILGRRRNYDPCQGESKEWFPRWVWERYAQGEIEDVVACDGIVGDADREKAEMMCKVALWCVQFQPSARPTMSSVVRMLEGEMAIVPPVNPFHYVMESSSASTSSGLWSGTYQSSRDTTARESELSASPAAKSTDAMIEDVERAYASVLAKQSL, from the exons ATGGGGAACGCAGCAGTTGCAATCA TATCTTCAGTCTCGGCAACTGCGACGGTAGTAGTAATGATCGCCCTCATCAGAAGGTGCCGCGTCGTGAGGAAGAAGATAAAGAAGAAAATCGTAAAGAAAGTCTTGGAGGAGATCGAGCGGAAGAACCGCGTGGGGGCAGCCTGCGACGCCTTGGAAGACGTGGTGATCGAGATCGGTCCCGTGGAGAAGTTCCTCAACGAGATCCTGAACGAGAAGCCGATGCGTTTCAGCTCCGAGCAGCTGGCGGCCTGCACCAAGAACTACTCGTCGGAGCTGGGGTCCGGCGGCTACGGCGTGGTCTACAAGGGTGAGCTGCCCAACGGCCTGCTGGTGGCCGTGAAGGTGCTCAAGGTGTCCATGAACAAGAAGGTGCAGGAGGCGTTCATGGCGGAGATCGGCACCATCGGGCGGACGTACCACGTGCACCTCGTCCGCCTCTACGGCTTCTGCTTCGACGCGGACACCAAGGCGCTGGTGTACGAGTTCCTGGAGAAGGGGTCGCTCGAGAAGTACCTCTACTGTGACGAGGGCAGCACGGCCACGCGGCTGGAGTGGGCAACGCTGCACGGCATCGCCGTCGGCACGGCGAAGGGGATCAGGTACCTGCACGAGGAGTGCCAGCAGCGGATCGTGCACTACGACATCAAGCCGGCCAACATCCTGCTCACGGCCGACTACACCCCGAAGGTGGCCGACTTCGGGCTGGCACGGCTGGGCGAGCGCGAGAACACGCACATGTCACTGACCGGCGGCGGCCGTGGGACGCCCGGGTACGCGGCGCCGGAGCTGTGGATGGCGCTGCCGGCTTCGGAGAAGTGCGACGTGTACAGCTTTGGAATGGTGTTGTTCGAGATCCTAGGGCGGCGCCGGAACTACGACCCCTGCCAGGGCGAGAGCAAGGAGTGGTTCCCGAGATGGGTCTGGGAGAGGTACGCGCAGGGTGAGATCGAGGACGTCGTGGCCTGCGACGGGATCGTTGGAGACGCGGACAGAGAGAAGGCGGAGATGATGTGCAAGGTGGCGCTGTGGTGCGTGCAGTTCCAGCCGTCGGCGCGACCGACGATGAGCAGCGTGGTGCGGATGCTGGAGGGGGAGATGGCCATCGTCCCGCCCGTGAACCCCTTCCACTACGTCATGGAAAGCAGCAGTGCCTCGACTAGCTCGGGGTTGTGGAGCGGCACATACCAGAGCAGCAGAGACACCACTGCCAGAGAAAGTGAGCTGTCGGCTAGCCCAGCTGCCAAGTCGACTGACGCCATGATTGAAGATGTTGAGCGGGCTTATGCGTCAGTGTTGGCGAAACAGAGCTTGTAG